TGCGCATCAGCACCGCATTGATCCAGCCACCGCGATAACCCGCGATCACCCCGACCAGCGTGCCGACAAAGATCGACAGCAGCATTGCAGTGAACCCGACCAGCAGCGAGATGCGCCCGGCCATGAACAGCCGCGCCGCGATGTCCCGCCCCAGCGGATCGGTGCCCAGATAATGCTGGCCGGTCATCGGCGGCGCAAAGCGGGCGCGCAGGTCGATGTAGAGCGAGTCATAGGGCAAGAGATAGGGGCCGATGATACAGGCCAGCGACAGCAGGCTGATCATCACCAGCCCGAGCAGGGCGAGCCGGTGACTCAGGAACCGGCGCATCACACGCGTTTGCCACCAGCGCTGCGTGGTCGGGACTGCGGTAAGAACGGTCATGTCGTTGCCTTCCTCTTTCTGTGGGCCAGGCGTCAGGCCAGACGAATGCGCGGATCGACCAGCGCAACGACGATATCGGCGATAAGATTTCCGGCGATGGTGAGCAGGGCCGAGAACATCAGCAGACCCATCACGACCGGATAGTCGCTGTAGCCCAGGCTATCGAGGAACAGCCGCCCCATGCCGGGCCAGGTGAACACGGTTTCCGTCACCAGCGCGCCGGTCAGGATCGACGGCAGCTGCACACCTGCCAGCGTGATCATCGGCAAAAGCGCGTTGCCGACCACATGCTTCATGATGACCCGCCGTTCGGTGACACCTTTGGCGCGGGCAGTTTTCACGAATTCCTGGCTGATCACATCCAGCGTCGCCCCCCGCATGAAGCGGCTCCAGATCGCGATATGCACCAGCGCCAGCACAGCCGAGGGCATGATAAGGTGATGCAGGTAGTTCAGCACCGACCCATCGCCGATGGTGTACATATTGCCCGCGGGCAACCAGTCGAGCCGCAGCGAAAAGACATAGATCCCGATCAGGCCGAACCAGAAGGTCGGGATCGACAGGGCGACCATGGCCCCGACGGTCGCCAGATAGTCGAAGGCCGAATAGCGGTGCGTCGCCCCCCGAATGCCGATCCATGTGCCGATGGCTATGGCGATGGCCGTCGACGATCCCATCAGCAGGAAGGTCGCAAAGATATGGCGGCCAATCACGCTCGTGACCGGATTGCCGTCCCGGAACGAGGTGCCCCAGTCGCCGTGCAGCAGCCGCCAGGCCCAGTCGAAATACTGAACCCAGATCGGTCGGTTCAGGCCAAGCTGTTCGGCAAGCCGGTTCATGTCATCCTGGGTCATGCCCGGATCGAGCGCATATTGCGCCATCGGCCCGCCGGGAATGAGGTTGAGCACGGTGAAGCCGATGATCGACACAATCACCAGAAGCACGATACTCTGGATGAAACGCTTAAGCAGGAATGCGGGCATGATGTCCTCCGTTCGAGACAGGCTGAGGCGCGGCAGGGATGCCGCCCGCGACCTTGATGGTCACGGGCGGCGACTGTCGGATCAGGCCCAGTACCAGCTTGCCGCCTGCCAGGATTCGGTGCGGGTATTGGCATTGGCGGTAAAGCCCTCGATGCCCGTCTTGATCCCGTAGACCGAGGTATTGGCGAACAGCGGCAGCAGCGGCAGATCCTGCCGGATGATCTCTTGCACCTTGAGATAGATCTCGCGGCGTTTCTCGGTGTCGAAGGTGCGGCTGCCCTCTTCCAGCAGGGCGTCAACCTCGGGGTTGGAGTATTGCGCGTTGTTCGACCCGCTGCCCCCCTTGGCCGCAATCGCGTTGGTGTGGAAGCGGTTGGTCACATCGGGGTCCGACCCGATCAGATAGGTGATGCCGACCATCGCCGAGTCGAATTGCGACTGGGTCCAGAAATCGCCCCACATCACGGCAGAGGGCAGGTTCTCGATCTGCATTTCCACGCCGATCTCGGCGAAGGTCTGCTGGATGAACTGCTGGGCCTGTTCCCGCAGGTGGGCACCCGCCGTGGTGGAGTTCTTGAACGACAGGCGCACGCCATCCTTGGCCCGGATGCCATCGGCCCCCGGCACCCAGCCCGCGTCATCCAGAAGCTGCCGCGCGCGGTCGAGGTTGAATTCATGCTTCGGCAGATCCGGGTTGTAGAAGACGGATTGCGTCGGCATGAAGGTTTCGGTTTCGCGCGGAACACCGTAGTTCAGCGCATCAATGATCGCCCGGCGGTCAATCGCGGCATACAGCGCTTCGCGCACCGCCCGATCCTTGAACTGCGGCTTTTCCTGATTGAGGTAGATCGACTCGACCGAGCCTTTCGGCACCAGCGTCACAACGCGGTCGGCCAGCGTCTGCGCCTCGGCATAGTTGTCGGGCGTGATATAGGCCTGCCCCACGATGTCGATGTCACCGCTGCGGAACTGGGTATACAGCACCGTCATGTCGGGGATGTATTTGAAGATCAGGTTCTCGATATAGGGGCCTTCACCGTAGTAATCGGCGTTGGCAACCAGTTCGAGACGGTCCCCGGCAATGCGCTCACCCCATTTGAAGGCCCCGGTGCCGATCGGTGCCTGATGGAAGGCGCCCGCGTTCGGGTCGGTTTCCTTTTCCAGAATGTGCTTGGGCACGATGAAAGTTTCGGTGAGGAACGAGATATAGGGCGCAAAGGCCTCTTCCATCCGCCAGGTGATCTCGGTCGGCGACACCACGGTGATATCGCGGACCAGCGAATGGCCGGTCGTGCGCCAGGCCCGGAAATCGGGGTTGGTGATCAGTTCCAGCGTGAATTTCACGTCTTCTGCGGTGAAGGCCTCGCCGTCGTGCCAGCGCACATCATCGCGCAGGCGGATGCGCCAGTTCAGCCCGTCCTCCGAGATCCCGCCGTTGGTTTGGTCGGGCACTTCGGCGGCCAGATTGGGCAGAACGACCCCATCGGGGCTGATGCGGAACAGGGCGTCAAACACCGAAAAGATCACGCCGTCATCGGTCTCGATATGCGCCATCAACGGGTGGAACACGGTCGGTTCCTGCGACAGGCCCACGATCATGCGCCCGGTCGGGGCGGAAGGCGGGGTGGCGGCAAAGGCGGGTTTGCCCAGAAGGTTGGTCCCGATCAGACCGACGGCGCCGCCGGCAAGCATCATGTGCAGCGCCGCACGGCGCGAGAGGTTCAACTTTCCTGTGGTGGTCTTGGTCATAGTATAGCTCCCTGAGTAGACCTTTGGTCTTTGTGGTTAAAGTTCGGCCGCCATGGGCTGAAAGCCCTGGGGGCGTTCACCGGGAATGGCGGCAACCAGTTCCCGCGTGTAGGCGGATTGCGGATTGAGAAAGATCTGCGAGGGCGGGCCCTGCTCGACGATCCGGCCTTTCTGCATCACCGCAATCTGGTCGCAGATCTGGCTGGCCACGCGCAGATCGTGGGTGATGAAGATCATCGACACCCCGGTCTCGCGCTGGATCCGATCCAGAAGTTGCAGAATCTGCGCCTGAATCGACACATCGAGCGCCGAAACAGCCTCGTCTGCGATCAGCAGTTTCGGTTTGAACATCAGCGCCCGCGCGATGCCGATCCGCTGGCGCTGACCGCCCGAAAACTCGTGCGGATACCGGTCAAAGGCCCCCGCATCCAGCCCGACGAGATTGAGAAGATCCCGCGCCTCGGTGCGCGCCGTGGCAAAGTCCGCGCCATGGGCGATGGGGCCAACGGTCAGGATGCGGCCAATGGTCATGCGCGGGTTCAGCGAGGCGAAAGGATCCTGAAAGATCAGCTGGATCTTCTGGCGCAGGGCGCGAAAGCCCGCTTCCTGCAAGGGCGCAATATCGGTGCCGTCAAACAGGATACGGCCGCTGTCGGCCTGCATCAGCTTGATCAGAAGCCGCCCCAGCGAGGATTTGCCCGACCCGCTTTCCCCCACCACACCCAGCGTGCGACCGGGTGCCACCTCAAACGAAACCCCGTTCACCGCAGGCACCACGCGCAGGGTGCGCAGCAAGGCACTGCCGCTGCGATAGGTTTTCGCCAGATTTTCGACCTTGATGACGGGTTTCGTATCGGTGGTCGCCATCGGCGTGCGGTCTATGCCGGTCAGATGTGGAACGGCGGCAATCAGGCGGCGGGTATAGGGATGGTCGGGCGATTGCAGCACCTTCTTGGCGCTGCCCTGTTCGACCACCTTGCCTTTTTCCATCACCACCACGCTGTCGGCGATCTCGGCCACGACGCCGAAATCATGGGTGATGAACATCACGCTCATGCCCTTGCGGTGCTGGATCTCGCGGATCAGCTTGAGGATCTGCGCCTGCGTGGTCACGTCCAGGGCCGTCGTCGGCTCGTCTGCGATCAGGATGGTCGGCTCCAGCGCCAGGGCCATCGCAATCATCACCCGCTGGCGCTGGCCGCCCGACAGGCGGAACGGATATTGATGATACATCAGTTCGGGATCGGGCAGACCGACCTCGGTCATCAGCTCGATCGCGCGTTCGCGCCGCGAGGTCGGGTTGCCAATGCCATGCGCCTGCATCGCCTCGTCGATCTGCGCCCCCACCGTCATCAGGGGATTGAGCGCCGAAAGCGGATCCTGAAAGATCATCGACACAACACGCCCGCGCAGGCTGCGCAGCGTCTCGGGGCCCAGACCGATGATCTCGCGCCCCTCCACCTCGATCGAGCCGGCCGTCACCTCGATGACCTTGGGCAGAAGCCCCATGATCGTATTGGCCGTCACCGACTTGCCCGAGCCCGATTCCCCGATCACACAAAGGATCTGGCCGCGCCGCAGTTCAAAGGAGATGTCCTCGACTGCATGCGTCCGCTCCATCCCTTTCGGCAGGCTGATGGTAAGCCCACGAACCGACAGTGCCACGTCGGGCTTGGCTACGGCGTGGATGCTTGCAATCATCGGCTGTTCTTCCTTTCCACGTTGGCGCAGGGCTGCGCACTCGCTCTGGTTAT
The Gemmobacter fulvus genome window above contains:
- a CDS encoding ABC transporter permease; this translates as MPAFLLKRFIQSIVLLVIVSIIGFTVLNLIPGGPMAQYALDPGMTQDDMNRLAEQLGLNRPIWVQYFDWAWRLLHGDWGTSFRDGNPVTSVIGRHIFATFLLMGSSTAIAIAIGTWIGIRGATHRYSAFDYLATVGAMVALSIPTFWFGLIGIYVFSLRLDWLPAGNMYTIGDGSVLNYLHHLIMPSAVLALVHIAIWSRFMRGATLDVISQEFVKTARAKGVTERRVIMKHVVGNALLPMITLAGVQLPSILTGALVTETVFTWPGMGRLFLDSLGYSDYPVVMGLLMFSALLTIAGNLIADIVVALVDPRIRLA
- a CDS encoding peptide ABC transporter substrate-binding protein is translated as MTKTTTGKLNLSRRAALHMMLAGGAVGLIGTNLLGKPAFAATPPSAPTGRMIVGLSQEPTVFHPLMAHIETDDGVIFSVFDALFRISPDGVVLPNLAAEVPDQTNGGISEDGLNWRIRLRDDVRWHDGEAFTAEDVKFTLELITNPDFRAWRTTGHSLVRDITVVSPTEITWRMEEAFAPYISFLTETFIVPKHILEKETDPNAGAFHQAPIGTGAFKWGERIAGDRLELVANADYYGEGPYIENLIFKYIPDMTVLYTQFRSGDIDIVGQAYITPDNYAEAQTLADRVVTLVPKGSVESIYLNQEKPQFKDRAVREALYAAIDRRAIIDALNYGVPRETETFMPTQSVFYNPDLPKHEFNLDRARQLLDDAGWVPGADGIRAKDGVRLSFKNSTTAGAHLREQAQQFIQQTFAEIGVEMQIENLPSAVMWGDFWTQSQFDSAMVGITYLIGSDPDVTNRFHTNAIAAKGGSGSNNAQYSNPEVDALLEEGSRTFDTEKRREIYLKVQEIIRQDLPLLPLFANTSVYGIKTGIEGFTANANTRTESWQAASWYWA
- a CDS encoding ABC transporter ATP-binding protein, translated to MIASIHAVAKPDVALSVRGLTISLPKGMERTHAVEDISFELRRGQILCVIGESGSGKSVTANTIMGLLPKVIEVTAGSIEVEGREIIGLGPETLRSLRGRVVSMIFQDPLSALNPLMTVGAQIDEAMQAHGIGNPTSRRERAIELMTEVGLPDPELMYHQYPFRLSGGQRQRVMIAMALALEPTILIADEPTTALDVTTQAQILKLIREIQHRKGMSVMFITHDFGVVAEIADSVVVMEKGKVVEQGSAKKVLQSPDHPYTRRLIAAVPHLTGIDRTPMATTDTKPVIKVENLAKTYRSGSALLRTLRVVPAVNGVSFEVAPGRTLGVVGESGSGKSSLGRLLIKLMQADSGRILFDGTDIAPLQEAGFRALRQKIQLIFQDPFASLNPRMTIGRILTVGPIAHGADFATARTEARDLLNLVGLDAGAFDRYPHEFSGGQRQRIGIARALMFKPKLLIADEAVSALDVSIQAQILQLLDRIQRETGVSMIFITHDLRVASQICDQIAVMQKGRIVEQGPPSQIFLNPQSAYTRELVAAIPGERPQGFQPMAAEL